One Aegilops tauschii subsp. strangulata cultivar AL8/78 chromosome 7, Aet v6.0, whole genome shotgun sequence genomic window carries:
- the LOC109768403 gene encoding phototropic-responsive NPH3 family protein NPY1 isoform X2 — translation MKFMKLGSKPDAFQADGGGDSRYVLSDLPSDIVVHVDDARFYLHKFPLLSKSSLLQRLIVEASQGGADEVRVGGLPGGARAFEICAKFCYGMVVTLNPYNVVAARCAAEHLGMTEDVDKGSLVFKIEVFLNSGVFRSWKDSIIALQSTVALLPWSEDLRLVARCVDSIAAKATASPGSVVWSYTYNRKAASSDEIVEARRCSSSSSPAVPRDWWVEDLCELDVELYKRVMVAIKSRGDRMPSDVVGEALRAYAARWLPESCRRGEPADDDDDACALEVLETIVWLLPSDGDGSSPCGCSCQFLLNLLKLAVLVGAGELLREELMDRIVLQLHDASVSDLLIPAKPPAQTTYDVELVEALVGRYIRRAGLDDIDGEDVFETNGETDDPSLLALCKLVDGYLAEVAADPNLPVSSFVGLATSMPESARPSHDALYTAIDVFLKMHPNLSKVEKRRISSLMDVKKLSKEASIHAAQNDRLPLRVVVQVLFFEQMRAAAGSASASLLLAAAGDGNAHLELDDDDGDCWKNRALALALPEPPTPSAALRKQIGSMSLKLVGEDRRRAEDAVSDGRRLARSASIANQSSRMSLSSRSRRIFDRLWVVGKPPGPGEVVSKSSDTSGSSQSPRSSAKPLGSNKSSGSSSRNRRYSVS, via the exons ATGAAGTTCATGAAGCTCGGCTCCAAGCCGGACGCCTTCCaggccgacggcggcggcgactccaG ATACGTGCTGTCCGACCTGCCGTCTGACATCGTCGTCCATGTCGACGACGCAAGGTTCTACCTACACAAG TTCCCTCTGCTGTCCAAGAGCAGCCTGCTGCAGAGGCTGATCGTGGAGGCGAGCCAGGGCGGCGCCGACGAGGTGCGCGTCGGCGGCCTGCCCGGCGGCGCGAGGGCCTTCGAGATCTGCGCCAAGTTCTGCTACGGCATGGTCGTCACGCTCAACCCGTACAACGTGGTCGCCGCGCGGTGCGCGGCGGAGCACCTGGGCATGACGGAGGACGTGGACAAGGGCAGCCTCGTGTTCAAGATCGAGGTGTTCCTCAACTCCGGCGTCTTCCGGAGCTGGAAGGACTCCATCATCGCGCTGCAGAGCACCGTCGCGCTGCTGCCGTGGTCCGAGGACCTCAGGCTCGTCGCGCGCTGCGTCGACTCCATCGCCGCCAAGGCCACGGCGAGCCCGGGCAGCGTGGTGTGGTCGTACACATACAACCGCAAGGCGGCGTCGTCTGATGAGATCGTTGAGGCCCGCCGGTGCTCGTCGTCGTCATCGCCGGCAGTGCCCAGGGACTGGTGGGTGGAGGACCTGTGCGAGCTGGACGTGGAGCTCTACAAGCGCGTCATGGTGGCGATCAAGTCCAGGGGGGATAGGATGCCCTCTGATGTCGTCGGGGAAGCTCTCAGGGCCTACGCCGCGAGGTGGCTCCCGGAGAGCTGCCGCCGTGGCGAGCCtgcggacgacgacgacgatgccTGCGCCTTGGAAGTGCTCGAGACCATCGTCTGGCTGCTGCCGTCGGACGGCGATGGGTCGTCGCCGTGCGGCTGCTCCTGCCAGTTCCTCCTGAACCTGCTGAAGCTCGCCGTCCTGGTCGGAGCAGGGGAGCTGCTGAGGGAGGAGCTCATGGACAGGATCGTCCTGCAGCTGCACGATGCATCGGTGAGCGATCTCCTGATACCCGCGAAGCCCCCGGCGCAGACCACCTACGACGTCGAGCTTGTCGAGGCGCTCGTCGGCCGGTACATTCGGCGCGCCGGACTCGACGACATTGACGGGGAGGATGTGTTTGAGACGAACGGGGAGACAGACGACCCTTCCTTGCTGGCGCTGTGCAAGCTCGTCGACGGGTACCTGGCCGAGGTCGCCGCCGACCCGAACCTGCCGGTGTCGAGCTTCGTCGGGCTGGCGACCTCCATGCCCGAGTCAGCCAGGCCATCGCACGACGCCCTGTACACCGCCATTGATGTCTTCCTCAAG ATGCACCCAAATCTGTCGAAGGTGGAGAAGAGGAGGATCTCGAGCCTGATGGACGTGAAGAAGCTGTCCAAGGAGGCGAGCATCCACGCGGCGCAGAACGACCGGCTCCCGCTGCGCGTGGTGGTGCAGGTGCTCTTCTTCGAGCAGatgcgcgcggcggcggggagcgcGAGCGCGTCGCTCCTGCTGGCAGCCGCCGGCGACGGCAACGCGCACCTGGAActggacgacgacgacggcgactGCTGGAAGAACCGCGCGCTGGCGCTGGCGCTGCCGGAGCCGCCGACCCCGTCGGCGGCCCTGAGGAAGCAGATCGGGAGCATGAGCCTGAAGCTGGTCGGCGAGGACCGCCGCCGCGCCGAGGACGCCGTCAGCGACGGCCGGCGCCTGGCGAGGAGCGCCAGCATCGCGAACCAGAGCAGCAGGATGTCGCTGTCGTCGCGGTCGCGGAGGATCTTCGACCGGCTGTGGGTGGTCGGGAAGCCGCCGGGGCCCGGCGAGGTGGTGAGCAAGAGCTCCGACACGTCCGGGAGCTCGCAGAGCCCGCGGTCGTCTGCCAAGCCGCTGGGGTCCAACAAGTCGTCCGGCTCGTCGTCGAGGAACCGGCGGTACTCGGTGTCGTAG
- the LOC109768403 gene encoding phototropic-responsive NPH3 family protein NPY1 isoform X1: protein MKFMKLGSKPDAFQADGGGDSRSSSRRYVLSDLPSDIVVHVDDARFYLHKFPLLSKSSLLQRLIVEASQGGADEVRVGGLPGGARAFEICAKFCYGMVVTLNPYNVVAARCAAEHLGMTEDVDKGSLVFKIEVFLNSGVFRSWKDSIIALQSTVALLPWSEDLRLVARCVDSIAAKATASPGSVVWSYTYNRKAASSDEIVEARRCSSSSSPAVPRDWWVEDLCELDVELYKRVMVAIKSRGDRMPSDVVGEALRAYAARWLPESCRRGEPADDDDDACALEVLETIVWLLPSDGDGSSPCGCSCQFLLNLLKLAVLVGAGELLREELMDRIVLQLHDASVSDLLIPAKPPAQTTYDVELVEALVGRYIRRAGLDDIDGEDVFETNGETDDPSLLALCKLVDGYLAEVAADPNLPVSSFVGLATSMPESARPSHDALYTAIDVFLKMHPNLSKVEKRRISSLMDVKKLSKEASIHAAQNDRLPLRVVVQVLFFEQMRAAAGSASASLLLAAAGDGNAHLELDDDDGDCWKNRALALALPEPPTPSAALRKQIGSMSLKLVGEDRRRAEDAVSDGRRLARSASIANQSSRMSLSSRSRRIFDRLWVVGKPPGPGEVVSKSSDTSGSSQSPRSSAKPLGSNKSSGSSSRNRRYSVS, encoded by the exons ATGAAGTTCATGAAGCTCGGCTCCAAGCCGGACGCCTTCCaggccgacggcggcggcgactccaG ATCATCCTCGCGCAGATACGTGCTGTCCGACCTGCCGTCTGACATCGTCGTCCATGTCGACGACGCAAGGTTCTACCTACACAAG TTCCCTCTGCTGTCCAAGAGCAGCCTGCTGCAGAGGCTGATCGTGGAGGCGAGCCAGGGCGGCGCCGACGAGGTGCGCGTCGGCGGCCTGCCCGGCGGCGCGAGGGCCTTCGAGATCTGCGCCAAGTTCTGCTACGGCATGGTCGTCACGCTCAACCCGTACAACGTGGTCGCCGCGCGGTGCGCGGCGGAGCACCTGGGCATGACGGAGGACGTGGACAAGGGCAGCCTCGTGTTCAAGATCGAGGTGTTCCTCAACTCCGGCGTCTTCCGGAGCTGGAAGGACTCCATCATCGCGCTGCAGAGCACCGTCGCGCTGCTGCCGTGGTCCGAGGACCTCAGGCTCGTCGCGCGCTGCGTCGACTCCATCGCCGCCAAGGCCACGGCGAGCCCGGGCAGCGTGGTGTGGTCGTACACATACAACCGCAAGGCGGCGTCGTCTGATGAGATCGTTGAGGCCCGCCGGTGCTCGTCGTCGTCATCGCCGGCAGTGCCCAGGGACTGGTGGGTGGAGGACCTGTGCGAGCTGGACGTGGAGCTCTACAAGCGCGTCATGGTGGCGATCAAGTCCAGGGGGGATAGGATGCCCTCTGATGTCGTCGGGGAAGCTCTCAGGGCCTACGCCGCGAGGTGGCTCCCGGAGAGCTGCCGCCGTGGCGAGCCtgcggacgacgacgacgatgccTGCGCCTTGGAAGTGCTCGAGACCATCGTCTGGCTGCTGCCGTCGGACGGCGATGGGTCGTCGCCGTGCGGCTGCTCCTGCCAGTTCCTCCTGAACCTGCTGAAGCTCGCCGTCCTGGTCGGAGCAGGGGAGCTGCTGAGGGAGGAGCTCATGGACAGGATCGTCCTGCAGCTGCACGATGCATCGGTGAGCGATCTCCTGATACCCGCGAAGCCCCCGGCGCAGACCACCTACGACGTCGAGCTTGTCGAGGCGCTCGTCGGCCGGTACATTCGGCGCGCCGGACTCGACGACATTGACGGGGAGGATGTGTTTGAGACGAACGGGGAGACAGACGACCCTTCCTTGCTGGCGCTGTGCAAGCTCGTCGACGGGTACCTGGCCGAGGTCGCCGCCGACCCGAACCTGCCGGTGTCGAGCTTCGTCGGGCTGGCGACCTCCATGCCCGAGTCAGCCAGGCCATCGCACGACGCCCTGTACACCGCCATTGATGTCTTCCTCAAG ATGCACCCAAATCTGTCGAAGGTGGAGAAGAGGAGGATCTCGAGCCTGATGGACGTGAAGAAGCTGTCCAAGGAGGCGAGCATCCACGCGGCGCAGAACGACCGGCTCCCGCTGCGCGTGGTGGTGCAGGTGCTCTTCTTCGAGCAGatgcgcgcggcggcggggagcgcGAGCGCGTCGCTCCTGCTGGCAGCCGCCGGCGACGGCAACGCGCACCTGGAActggacgacgacgacggcgactGCTGGAAGAACCGCGCGCTGGCGCTGGCGCTGCCGGAGCCGCCGACCCCGTCGGCGGCCCTGAGGAAGCAGATCGGGAGCATGAGCCTGAAGCTGGTCGGCGAGGACCGCCGCCGCGCCGAGGACGCCGTCAGCGACGGCCGGCGCCTGGCGAGGAGCGCCAGCATCGCGAACCAGAGCAGCAGGATGTCGCTGTCGTCGCGGTCGCGGAGGATCTTCGACCGGCTGTGGGTGGTCGGGAAGCCGCCGGGGCCCGGCGAGGTGGTGAGCAAGAGCTCCGACACGTCCGGGAGCTCGCAGAGCCCGCGGTCGTCTGCCAAGCCGCTGGGGTCCAACAAGTCGTCCGGCTCGTCGTCGAGGAACCGGCGGTACTCGGTGTCGTAG